The Vibrio crassostreae genomic interval TTACTACAGGCTTCGTGATTGGCTTGATGAAGTTAAGACCACCCATGCTCATATCACCTGTTGCTAGCATTGGTGATACCAACCAGTGAGAAATCTTTTCTAGAATACCAAACGCCATCTCTAGTGGTAGGAAGATAGCAACGGCTAATAGGTTAAAGAAGTCGTGAATAGTCGCACTTGCGAATGCACGTTTGAACTCTTCTTTACAACGAACGTGACCAAGGCTAACTAGCGTATTGGTTACCGTAGTACCAATGTTAGCACCCATGATCATTGGGATTGCTAGCTCAACAGGTAAACCACCTGCCACAAGGCCAACGATAATTGAAGTAACTGTGCTTGATGATTGAATAAGTGCTGTTGCCACTAAACCAATCATTAAGCCTGCAACTGGGTGTGAAGCAAATTCGAAAAGAACCTTTGCTTGCTCGCCTGTTGCCCATTTGAAGCCTGTACCAACCATTGAAACTGAAAGTAATAGTAGGTAAAGCATGAATGCCAAGTTAGCCCAGCGTAGCCAACGAGTAGTGCTCGAGATAGGCGCTGCTGCAGTAGTAGCTTGGTTCATAATGTTTTCTCCATTGGACCGTTTAAGTCTGTGTTTGGTCTGTTTGTTTAATCTGAGCGTGATGTTAGAGAACAAATATTTCAGTAATATTACATTTTGGTTTAGGTTGGGTTTTTTTGTGATGATTTGCTGTTTAAATATTTTGACAGTAAATATTGTTTATTTAACCTTCTGTTTTAATTGGTTTTTTGCCATTTTCAACCTGGGTGATATAGATCTTAAAAGTTAGAGAAAAATTGAAAATAATCGATGAAATATTACATTATGAAATCAGACACTTCGTAAAAATAGGTGGTAATGGTTAGTTAGGTTTGGTTTTTCCGAGTTTGTTGAGTGGGAGTGTCATATTTGATATAAAAGGGTATCTACTCTTTATTACGGCACATCTATGTCGCACCTCAACTATAACCACCTTTATTACTTTTGGATGGTTTGCAAACAAGGCTCTGTTACTAAAGCGGCAGAAGCTCTATTCCTAACACCACAAACAGTAACGGGTCAGATAAAAGCGTTAGAAGAGCGTATGGATGGCAAGTTAACTAAGCGTAATGGTCGCAGTGTTGAGCCGACAGAGCTTGGGCAGCTAGTCTTTAAGTACGCTGACCGTATGTTTGGCCTGAGTTACGAGATGCTGGATATCGTAAATTATAGCCAGCACTCTAATATTCTGTTTGATGTTGGTGTTGCGGATGCACTGTCTAAAAGACTCGTAAGCAAGATACTGATGTCGACGATTCCCCCAGATAACAGCATTCATTTACGTTGCTTTGAATCGACCCATGAAATGCTACTTGAGCAACTTTCTCAGCATAAGCTCGATATGATCTTGTCTGATTGCCCGGTGGATTCGAGTCAAAGCCCTGGCCTGTTTAGTAAAAAGCTCGGCGAAAGTGGAATGAGCTTTTTCAGTTCCGGCAAGGTTGAAGGTGTGAACTTCCCCGCGGTATTAGAACAAAGAAAGCTTTTGATACCTGGTAGTCGAACCTCAATGGGGCGCAAAGTGCTGCAGTGGTTTGATAGACAAGGGCTTAAACCTGATGTTTTGGGTGAGTTTGATGATGCGGCATTGATGAAGGCTTTTGCTCGCTACCACGATGACGCAATATTTTTAGCGCCAACCCTTTATATGTCTGAGGTTGAGGAAGATACATCACTGCAATTATTAGGTGGCATTGAAGAGTTAAAAGAGGAGTACTACGTCATATTTGCTGAGAGGATGATCCAACATCCAGCAGTAAAAAACGTATGCGACGCAGATTTTAGCAAATTGTTCGAGTGAGGCGGTTTGTTAATGAATTGATATCGATTATCATAACTCCACCATATGCCGGAAATACTGATAGCCCGTAGTTGGCGTAAAGGTTGTAGGGAGCCAAACTATGAACTTAAAAGAGATGGAGAAGAACTCAGCACAAGCTGTGATTCTACTCAAAGCCATGGCCAACGAGCGTCGCTTACAGATCTTGTGCCTATTACATGGTACTGAGCTGTCGGTTGGGGAGTTGTGTGGCAAGTTGGAACTGAGTCAGTCTGCTTTATCTCAACATCTTGCTTGGTTGAGAAGAGATGGTTTGGTCGAAACTCGCAAAGAAGCTCAAACTGTGTATTACACATTGAGTAGTGAAGAAGTAAAAGCGATGATTAACCTACTGCATGGTATTTACTGCAAGTAGCTTATTGCTGGTGGGAGAGGGATTTCTTATCAGGAATAAGACCGACACAAGGAAGTGTCAGTATTTCACGTCAAACGTGAGTGCCTATCTATATTACCGACCTATCTATCTGCTTGTCTGTTTTTTTTCTCGTTGTTTTTTAGCTGCTTAGCTATTTATCGGTAAGCAAATTAGCGGTTTTTCAGTTAAATAATCACCGGAAAATAATAGCATTTCTCAAATTTTAGATATAAAAAAACCGGCCAAGGCCGGTTTTTTTCGTTTTGCGTTGTAATCAAATTTCTATTAAAGAGCTTTGATTGCAGCAGCGAAACGAGACTTATGACGTGCAGCTTTATTCTTATGAATAAGGCCTTTAGTCGCCATACGGTCTAGAAGAGGTGTAACTTCTACAAGAGCAGCAGTTGCAGCTTCTTTATTGCCAGCTTCAATAGCTGCAATAGTTTTTTTCATGTAAGTGCGCATCATAGAACGACGGCTAGCATTGTGCTGGCGACGTTTCTCAGCTTGGATAGCGCGCTTCTTAGCAGATTTACTGTTTGCCAAGGGTCTAACTCCCAAAAACTTAGTTCGGTGACAATTTAAGGGCGAGGACTATCCCTCATTAGCGCTTAATTGTCAAATGATTTGTGCAAAAACCAATCGTAGCCAAACAAACTTTGGTATGGAAAGGTCATCGCGGTTAAGATGGCGGGGATTCTAACAGCATTTTTAGACCAATGCTAATAAATATGCTTCTTAGGATAGGATAGTATTTATCCTCGCTTGAAAGTAATCAACCAGTGTCAGAGGTTTCTGTGAGTAAACGACTATTAAAGTCAGGCCTGATTGTCAGTGCAATGACTTTTGTTTCCCGTGTATTGGGGCTAGTACGTGATGTAGTAGTAGCAAATTTGATGGGGGCTGGAGCGAGTGCCGACGTATTCTTCTTCGCTAATAAAATTCCTAATTTCTTACGTCGACTTTTTGCAGAAGGTGCGTTTTCTCAAGCGTTTGTTCCTGTATTAACGGAATATCACGCCGCAGGTGATAAAGATAAGACTCGAGATTTAATTGCTAAGGTGTCGGGCACGCTCGGGGTGTTAGTCTCTATCGTTACCGTTATCGGGGTGTTAGGCTCAGGTGTAATCACTGCGATGTTTGGTGCCGGTTGGTTTATCGATTGGTTAAATGACGGTCCAGCTGCGCCAAAATTTGAGCTAGCGAGTTTTATGCTCAAGATTACCTTTCCTTATTTGTGGTTTATCACCTTTGTTGCGTTATCTGGTGCCATTCTTAATACATTAGGTAAGTTTGCGGTCTCTTCTTTTACTCCAGTGTTCTTGAACGTGATGATCATAGGCGCTGCATGGTTTATCTCACCTAATTTAGAACAACCAGAAATTGGTTTAGCCATTGGTGTGTTTCTTGGTGGCTTAGTCCAATTCCTTTTCCAAATGCCTTTCTTGATCAAAGCGGGTGTGTTGGTTAAGCCGAAGTGGGGCTGGAGAGATCCGGGCGTTGTTAAGATCCGCACACTAATGATCCCGGCTTTGTTCGGTGTATCGGTCAGTCAAATCAATTTATTGTTTGATACCTTTATTGCCAGCTTCCTCGCAACTGGTTCTATAAGTTGGTTGTACTACTCAGACCGACTGCTTGAATTTCCTCTCGGTTTATTCGGTATCGCGATTGCGACCGTGATTCTTCCTGCTTTGTCTCGTAAACACGTAGATGCTCAAGGGGAAGGGTTCGCGCATACCATGGACTGGGGCGTGCGCATGGTTTTGCTGCTTGGTATTCCTGCGATGCTTGGTCTTATTGTGTTAGCAAAGCCAATGCTGATGGTGCTATTCATGCGTGGTGAGTTCTCTCCACATGATGTACAGCAGGCATCAATGTCATTGGTGGCCTACGCATCAGGCTTGCTTAATTTCATGCTGATTAAAGTATTAGCGCCTGGTTATTACTCTCGCCAAGATACAAAAACACCGGTTAAATACGGCATTATCGCGATGGTGACCAATATGGTGTTTAACGCGATTTTTGCTTATTTCTATGGCTATGTAGGTTTGGCGATTGCGACGGCATTGTCTGCCTTTGTGAATATGGCCTTGCTATATCGCGGATTGCACCTTGCGGGCGTATATCAATTAACTAAGACAACCTTGTTATTTAGTGCCAAATTGATTGTCTCGGGTGCGGTAATGGTAGCGGCTATTTTATGGCAGCTGGATAATATGCAACATTGGCTTGAATGGAGCTTTAGCCAGAGAGCGCTGACATTAACAGGCTTGATTGGACTTGGTGGCTTTGTTTATATTGTTTCGGTACTGATTTTAGGTATCCGAGTAAAACATTTAAAAGCAGCGACAGATTAATACTGATTAGTATATAATCCGTCGGTTTCACACAATAAATGATGCAAATAACAGGTTTTAGCTGATCATAATGGAACTGATCCGAGGTATACACAATATTAAAGCGCAGCATCATGGCTGTGTATTAACCATAGGTAACTTCGATGGTGTTCATTTAGGACATCAAGAGGTTCTGAGTCAGGTTTCTAAACAAGCTGCAGCATTAGGGCTACCTTCTGTTGTTATGACGTTTGAGCCGCAACCTATGGAGCTGTTTGCCCGAGATAGAGCGCCAGCACGTTTAACTCGCTTACGAGATAAATACGTGCAACTGAGCAAGCTGGATATCAGTCGTTTATTGTGTGTCAATTTTAATCAGTATTTTGCAAGTTTATCCGCGGAAGCATTCATTAAGGATCTTTTGGTTGATAAGCTTGGTGTGAAGTTCTTGGTGGTTGGTGACGATTTTTGCTTTGGTAAAGGTCGCACTGGTAATTTCGCTATGCTCAAAGCGGCAGGCGAGAAGTACGGTTTTGAGGTGGTAAGCACCCAAAGCTATTGCTTAAACCAATTACGAGTAAGTAGTACTGAGATACGAAATGCATTAGCGGTCGATGACTTGGCTGCAAGTGCTACCATGTTAGGACGTGATTACAGTATTAGTGGTCGAGTGTCCCATGGTCGAAAACTAGGGAGAACTATCGGTTTCCCTACCGCTAATATTCCATTAAAGCGTTGTGTTTCTCCTGTATCGGGAGTGTATGTTGTTGAAGCTTTGGATATCGACGGTGTTCCTGTCGGTGGCGTTGCTAATATTGGACAACGACCAACAGTTAATGGGGTAAGGCAGCAATTAGAAGTGCACTTTTTTGACTTTAAAGCCAATTTATATGGTAAACAGTTAGAAGTACGACTTTTGCACAAACTGCGCGACGAGATAAAATTTGAATCGTTCGACGCACTAAAGAATCAAATAGAATTGGATGCTGAAGCCGCAAGGGTGTGGCTGCTTCAGCTAAAGAATTAATCGGATGATTCCACCGATTAACATAATGTCTAACTTCGCCCAATATAACGGAATTAAGAATCGATGAGTGATTATAAAGATACCCTGAACTTACCAGAAACAGGGTTCCCAATGCGCGGCAATCTGGCAAATCGTGAGCCAGAAATGCTGAAGCGTTGGTACAAAGAAGATCTTTACGGCGAAATCCGTAAGGCAAAGAAAGGTAAAAAATCTTTCGTACTGCATGATGGCCCTCCATACGCGAACGGCGACATTCACATTGGCCACGCGCTGAATAAGATTCTTAAAGACATTATTATCAAATCTAAGACCCTTTCTGGTTTTGATGCACCGTACATCCCAGGTTGGGACTGTCACGGTCTTCCAATCGAGCTAATGGTTGAGAAGAAGAAAGGTAAGCCTGGTCAGAAGATTTCGGCTGCTGAATTCCGCGAAGAGTGTCGTAAGTACGCTGCGGGCCAAGTTGAAGGTCAGAAAGAGAGCTTCAAACGTCTTGGTATCATGGGCGAGTGGGACAAACCTTACCGCACTATGGATTTCGGCACTGAAGCGAACATCATTCGTTCTCTAGGCAAAATCGCAGACAAAGGTCACCTTCTTAAAGGTTTCAAACCAGTTCACTGGTGTACTGACTGTGGTTCTGCTCTGGCTGAAGCTGAAGTTGAATATAAAGATAAAGTTTCTCCATCTATCGATGTGAAATTTACAGCAGCTGACGAAGCGGCGCTGCTAGAGAAATTTACTCTAGCTGAAGGTCATGCGGGTCAAGGCGAAATTTCTATCGTAATCTGGACGACAACACCATGGACTCTGCCGGCGAACCGCGCAGTATGTCTACGTGATGATCTTGAATACGTGCTTATCCAAGTTGAAGCGAATGGCGACCAACCAGCTCAACGTATCGTTGTTGCTTCTGATCTAGCAAAAGACGTAATGGACCGTGCAGGTATCGAGCATTTCCATAACCTTGGTTTTGCTACAGGTGCTGATCTTGAGCTTTCTCAGTTCAACCACCCGTTCTACGATTTTACTGTTCCTGCTGTTCTTGGCGACCACGTAACAACGGATTCAGGTACTGGTGTGGTTCACACTGCGCCTGGCCACGGTCAAGAGGATTTCGTGGTTGGTAAGAAGTACAACCTAGAAATCGCTAACCCAGTTGGTTCAAACGGCGTTTACCTGCCAGATACTGAGCTATTTGCTGGTCAGCACGTATTTAAAGCGAACGACTCTGTTTTAGAAGTTCTAAAAGATAAAGGTGCACTTCTGCATCACCACGCTTACGAGCACAGCTACCCACACTGTTGGAGACACAAAACTCCAATCATCTTCCGTGCAACACCACAGTGGTTCATCTCGATGGATCAAGCTGGCCTACGTGCAAAAGCACTAGAGTCAACGAAGAATGTTGAGTGGATGCCTGAGTGGGGTCAAAGCCGTATCGAAGGTATGATCGAAGGTCGCCCTGAGTGGTGTATCTCTCGTCAACGTACTTGGGGTGTGCCAATTGCTCTGTTCGTTCATAAAGAAACGTCAGAACTTCACCCTGATAGCCCAGCTCTTATTGAAAAAGTCGCGAAGCTAGTTGAAGAGAAAGGCATTCAAGCTTGGTGGGATGTAGACGCTGCTGAACTTATGGGCGCAGAAGACGCTGATAAGTACGAAAAAGTAATGGATACGCTAGACGTATGGTTCGACTCAGGTGTGACGCACTTCTCTGTTGTTGATTCTCGTGAAGAATACAACGGCAACAGTGCTGATCTTTACCTTGAAGGTTCAGACCAACACCGTGGCTGGTTCCAGTCTTCTTTAATTTCATCTATTGCGATGAAAGACGAAGCACCATACAAGCAAGTACTAACTCACGGTTTCGTGGTTGACGGTAACGGCCGTAAGATGTCTAAATCTATCGGTAACGTTGTTGCACCTAAAGATGTAACCAACAAGCTAGGTGCTGATATCCTGCGTCTATGGGTTGCTTCTACAGACTACACGGGTGAAGTTGCGGTTTCTGATGAAATCCTGAAGCGTTCAGCTGATGCTTACCGTCGTATTCGTAACACAGCGCGTTTCTTCCTAGCGAACTTGAATGGTTTCAACCCTGAAACTGACCTAGTACCTGCTGAAGAGATGGTTGCACTTGATCGCTGGGCTGTTGGCCGTGCTCAAGCTGCACAAGAAGAGATTGTTAAAGCATACGGCGAGTACAACACTCACGGTGTGACTCAACGTCTAATGCAGTTCTGTTCTATTGAAATGGGTTCTTTCTACCTAGACGTAATTAAAGACCGTCAGTACACAGCGAAGCAGGGCAGCCATGCCCAACGTAGCTGTCAAACTGCGCTTTACTACATCGTAGAAGCTCTAGTTCGTTGGATGGCACCTATCATGTCGTTCACTGCAGATGAAATCTGGAACGAGATGCCGGGTGAGCGCGACAAGTTCGTGTTTACTGGCGAATGGTTCGAAGGCCTATTCGGTCTAGCTGAAGGCGAAGAGCTAAGCAACGAATTCTGGGCTGAAATCCAAACGGTTCGTGGCGCTGTGAACAAGCTTCTTGAAGATGCTCGTAAAGAGAAAACGATCGGTGGTGCACTGCAAGCTGAAGTGACTCTATACGCTGACGACGCACTAGCGGCGAAAATCAACAAGCTAGAAGATGAGCTACGTTTCGTACTTATCACTTCTGCAGCTGTTGTTAAGCCACTGGGCGAGAAGTCTGATGCAGCTCAAGAGACAGACGTTGCTGGTCTATTCGTTGAAGTTGCAGCTACTGAAGCTGAGAAGTGTGACCGTTGCTGGCACCACACTCCAGATGTAGGCACTATCGAAGGTCACGAGAAAGTTTGTGGTCGTTGTGTGTCGAACATCGATGGTGAAGGCGAAGTGCGTAAGTTCGCATAACAGCTCAGAGAAAGACTGAACTTTTTGTAAAAATCATAGCCCCAGTATCAACTGGGGTTATTTTTAATTATAGGAAATGTGTTTATACAAGTACGGTAATCAGGTCACTTAAATTGAGTAACAGTGAATACCAACTTCGTAAATACTAGGAATAGAAATGAGTGACGTTTCGTTAAAACAATCTGGTGTGCGTTGGCTATGGTTGGCCCTAGTGGTCTTCCTTGCCGATATCGGCATTAAACTCTTTGTCATGGATAACATGGGTTATGGCTGGGCAAACCGTATTGAGGTTCTGCCATTCTTTAACTTTTTGTACGTACATAACTATGGTGCAGCGTTTAGCTTCTTGAGCGATCAAAGTGGTTGGCAGCGTTGGTTATTTACGGGTATCGCATTTGCGGTAACGGGCATGCTGACGTACTGGATGAGCAAACTACCAGCTGCGGAGAAGTGGAATAACATTGCTTATGCGATCATCATTGGTGGTGCGGTTGGTAATGTGTTTGACCGAGTCGTACATGGCTTTGTTGTCGATTACTTAGACTTCTACTGGGGCACTTACCATTGGCCTGCATTTAACTTAGCGGATATGGGAATCTGTATCGGTGCTGCGATGATCATCCTAGATGGTTTCCGTAAGAAAGACGAAAGCAAATAGCTTGCCTCAAAGTCAGTCTATGACTCACAGAATAGAATAGCCCTAAGCGCTGTCGGTTGATTCCGACGGCGCTTTTTTTTATGCTTCAGTCAACAAGGAAGCAAAGCACAATGCATCCTCAAATAATAAAGAAATCTAAGGAAAGTAACGTGGCAGCAATTAAAAATGATTCAGCAGTAACTCTACATTTTACGATTAAAATGAAGGATGGTTCAGTTGCCGATAGCACCGAAAATATGGGCAAACCTGCAAAGTTCGTCATGGGCGATGGCAGCCTAAGTGAGAACTTTGAAGCGTGCTTACTTGGACTTGAAGCTGGAACTGAAAAGTCTATCGAACTGAAAGCGGAAGATGCGTTTGGTATGCCAAACCCTGATCATATTCATTATATGGATCGTGCTAAGTTTGTTGGTGATTCTGAAGTTGAAGTGGGTACTATCATGGCATTCTCTGGTCCTGATGGGATGGAAATTCCAGGTATTATTACTGAGATCGCAGGTGATTCAGTGACGGTTGATTTTAATCACCCACTCGCAGGTCAAGACGTTACGTTTGACGTCAATATCTTAACGGTAGAATAACTCTCTTAACGTTAGAATAAGATAGCCTTACTGCGGTGATGTCACCTAGAGCTTCACTGTCTAGACGCTTCACTGTAGAATGCGAACCTCGCTGACGGCGAACTCTATAGAAACAACCTTAGTACCGCGGTAAATGATGAGCAATGAAATGAAAATAATGTTAGCTAACCCTCGTGGCTTTTGTGCCGGTGTCGATCGTGCGATCAGCATCGTAGAGCGTGCACTTGAAATGTATCAGCCACCGATCTATGTTCGCCATGAAGTGGTACACAACCGCTTTGTTGTTGAGGGGCTCAAGCAACGTGGTGCTATTTTTGTCGAAGAACTGAGTGAAGTGCCTGACGACAATATCGTGATTTTCTCTGCTCACGGTGTTTCTCAAGCGGTTCGTAAAGAAGCGAAAGAGCGCGAGCTAACGGTATTCGATGCAACCTGTCCTTTGGTGACTAAAGTTCATATGGAGGTTGCTCGTGCGAGCCGCAAACATATGGAAGTAGTACTGATCGGTCACGCGGGTCACCCGGAAGTTGAAGGCACTATGGGTCAGTACGCGAGTCAAACAGGTGGTATGTACTTGGTTGAAAGACCAGAAGACGTACAAAACCTAGTGGTTAATGATCCAAGTAACTTACACTACGTGAGCCAAACTACGCTGTCTGTTGATGAAACGGCAGATGTAATTGAAGAGTTACGTCGTGTATTCCCTGAGATTCAAGGCCCTCGTAAAGACGACATCTGTTATGCGACTCAAAACCGTCAAGACGCGGTGCGTGAGATGGCGAATGACGTTGATGTGGTGATAGTGGTTGGTTCTAAGAACTCATCGAACTCTACACGCCTAAAAGAGCTAGCTGAGAAGCTAGGCACACCAGGCTACCTAACGGATTGCCCAGAAGATATTCAGACTGAATGGGTTGAAGGCAAGAAGAAAATCGGCGTAACGGCTGGTGCTTCTGCTCCTGAAGAGTTAGTTAACCAAATCTTAGATCGTATCCGCGAACTAGGTGCGACTGGCGTTGAAGAGATTCAAGGTCGCGAAGAGAACATGTTCTTCGAAGTACCGAAAGAGCTGCAGATCAAGCAAGTAGATTAATCTCTATTGATTCGAGCACTAGCGATTCGCAAATACTATCGATTTGTAAACAGTAGGAAGCCAACGTTGATGCGTTGGCTTTTTTGATCGTGTTTTATGTCCCGTCCGAGATGTGTTTACTGAAGACCGAGCTGTTCTTTTAAAGTCTTGAGGTAACGACGGCTAACAGGGACTTCGAAGCCAGTCAGGGTAATGATCTCCGCTAATCCATTTTCTAGCAACTTGATCTCTTGGATCGATTTTATGTTGATCAAATATTGTCGGTGACAGCGGATCAAATCGGTCTTTTCTTCCAAGATCTTAAGCGTTAGTTGTGAGGTCGCGGTTTGTGATGAGCTACGAACATGCACACCGCTGATATCTGAATAAGCACACTCGACCGTTTGGCTTGCCATGATCACTATGCGGTTGTGACCAATGCACGGGATTTGCTCTAAGTGGCAGGGAGCAATCGCTGAGATGTTTTGTTCTGGCGCTTTCTGGTTCTGCTTGATGACTTTATTCAGACGACAAACACTCTTGTTTAATCGACAAGGTTCAACTGGCTTGAGTAGGTAATCAAAGGCATTGTCTTCAAAGGCTTGAATCGCATATTGGTCGTAAGCGGTGACGAACACCACGTAGGGCATGGTGTCTGGGTCAAGCATGCTCAGCAATTCAATCCCTGTAACCTGAGGCATTTGGATATCCAAATACACCACATCAGGCTTGAGAAGGTTGATCTGCTTAAGTCCTTCAATTGCGTTACTCGCTTGACCAATGACTTCGACTTCTCCGGTTTCGGTCAGAAGTTCAATCAGTTCTTCGCGAGCAAAAAGCTCATCATCGATAACTAATGCTTTTAACATCCTACAATCTTCATTTTTGTGCTATCCCTGCTTGATTCACGCTTATCTTTTTAATGTCTGCTAAATGTTACTACTGGGGAGCGAACACCTACAAAAAGACCTCTATTTTAGTTTAGGTATGATAAAGCTCATTCGAGTAAATTGCTGTGGTTGAGATTCTATTTTTAGTGCTGAATCTTGTCCAAAGAAATTAGTGAGTCGTTTATCAACAATTTCCATCCCTAATCCTACATGATCTTGAGATGGCTTCTGATAATTACCCGCGTTGTCTTCAACGGTTAACTTGAATCCATCCTCGAAAGCCTCGCTATAGATCTTCACTGTGCCACCTTCTAGCATGTTCGAAATGCCATGCTTGATGGCGTTCTCAACCAATGGTTGCAGGGTAAAGCTTGGTAGTTGTGACTCGTATAACTGTGGGTCTATGTCCCATTCCACTTCTAACCGGTCGGTAAAACGTGCCTTTTCAATGGTGAGATACGCATTGACGTGTGCAAGCTCGTCTTTGAGTTTCACAGTGTTGATGTTCTGCTTAAGGTTGCTCCTAAAGAAGTGAGAGAGGTGTTGGATAAGCTCTCGCGCTTTATCAGGGTCACGACGTGTTACTGCGCTGATAGTATTAAGCGCATTGAACAAG includes:
- the nhaR gene encoding transcriptional activator NhaR — encoded protein: MSHLNYNHLYYFWMVCKQGSVTKAAEALFLTPQTVTGQIKALEERMDGKLTKRNGRSVEPTELGQLVFKYADRMFGLSYEMLDIVNYSQHSNILFDVGVADALSKRLVSKILMSTIPPDNSIHLRCFESTHEMLLEQLSQHKLDMILSDCPVDSSQSPGLFSKKLGESGMSFFSSGKVEGVNFPAVLEQRKLLIPGSRTSMGRKVLQWFDRQGLKPDVLGEFDDAALMKAFARYHDDAIFLAPTLYMSEVEEDTSLQLLGGIEELKEEYYVIFAERMIQHPAVKNVCDADFSKLFE
- the ileS gene encoding isoleucine--tRNA ligase; the encoded protein is MSDYKDTLNLPETGFPMRGNLANREPEMLKRWYKEDLYGEIRKAKKGKKSFVLHDGPPYANGDIHIGHALNKILKDIIIKSKTLSGFDAPYIPGWDCHGLPIELMVEKKKGKPGQKISAAEFREECRKYAAGQVEGQKESFKRLGIMGEWDKPYRTMDFGTEANIIRSLGKIADKGHLLKGFKPVHWCTDCGSALAEAEVEYKDKVSPSIDVKFTAADEAALLEKFTLAEGHAGQGEISIVIWTTTPWTLPANRAVCLRDDLEYVLIQVEANGDQPAQRIVVASDLAKDVMDRAGIEHFHNLGFATGADLELSQFNHPFYDFTVPAVLGDHVTTDSGTGVVHTAPGHGQEDFVVGKKYNLEIANPVGSNGVYLPDTELFAGQHVFKANDSVLEVLKDKGALLHHHAYEHSYPHCWRHKTPIIFRATPQWFISMDQAGLRAKALESTKNVEWMPEWGQSRIEGMIEGRPEWCISRQRTWGVPIALFVHKETSELHPDSPALIEKVAKLVEEKGIQAWWDVDAAELMGAEDADKYEKVMDTLDVWFDSGVTHFSVVDSREEYNGNSADLYLEGSDQHRGWFQSSLISSIAMKDEAPYKQVLTHGFVVDGNGRKMSKSIGNVVAPKDVTNKLGADILRLWVASTDYTGEVAVSDEILKRSADAYRRIRNTARFFLANLNGFNPETDLVPAEEMVALDRWAVGRAQAAQEEIVKAYGEYNTHGVTQRLMQFCSIEMGSFYLDVIKDRQYTAKQGSHAQRSCQTALYYIVEALVRWMAPIMSFTADEIWNEMPGERDKFVFTGEWFEGLFGLAEGEELSNEFWAEIQTVRGAVNKLLEDARKEKTIGGALQAEVTLYADDALAAKINKLEDELRFVLITSAAVVKPLGEKSDAAQETDVAGLFVEVAATEAEKCDRCWHHTPDVGTIEGHEKVCGRCVSNIDGEGEVRKFA
- the murJ gene encoding murein biosynthesis integral membrane protein MurJ, producing the protein MSKRLLKSGLIVSAMTFVSRVLGLVRDVVVANLMGAGASADVFFFANKIPNFLRRLFAEGAFSQAFVPVLTEYHAAGDKDKTRDLIAKVSGTLGVLVSIVTVIGVLGSGVITAMFGAGWFIDWLNDGPAAPKFELASFMLKITFPYLWFITFVALSGAILNTLGKFAVSSFTPVFLNVMIIGAAWFISPNLEQPEIGLAIGVFLGGLVQFLFQMPFLIKAGVLVKPKWGWRDPGVVKIRTLMIPALFGVSVSQINLLFDTFIASFLATGSISWLYYSDRLLEFPLGLFGIAIATVILPALSRKHVDAQGEGFAHTMDWGVRMVLLLGIPAMLGLIVLAKPMLMVLFMRGEFSPHDVQQASMSLVAYASGLLNFMLIKVLAPGYYSRQDTKTPVKYGIIAMVTNMVFNAIFAYFYGYVGLAIATALSAFVNMALLYRGLHLAGVYQLTKTTLLFSAKLIVSGAVMVAAILWQLDNMQHWLEWSFSQRALTLTGLIGLGGFVYIVSVLILGIRVKHLKAATD
- the lspA gene encoding signal peptidase II, which codes for MSDVSLKQSGVRWLWLALVVFLADIGIKLFVMDNMGYGWANRIEVLPFFNFLYVHNYGAAFSFLSDQSGWQRWLFTGIAFAVTGMLTYWMSKLPAAEKWNNIAYAIIIGGAVGNVFDRVVHGFVVDYLDFYWGTYHWPAFNLADMGICIGAAMIILDGFRKKDESK
- a CDS encoding ArsR/SmtB family transcription factor, which codes for MNLKEMEKNSAQAVILLKAMANERRLQILCLLHGTELSVGELCGKLELSQSALSQHLAWLRRDGLVETRKEAQTVYYTLSSEEVKAMINLLHGIYCK
- the fkpB gene encoding FKBP-type peptidyl-prolyl cis-trans isomerase, whose product is MAAIKNDSAVTLHFTIKMKDGSVADSTENMGKPAKFVMGDGSLSENFEACLLGLEAGTEKSIELKAEDAFGMPNPDHIHYMDRAKFVGDSEVEVGTIMAFSGPDGMEIPGIITEIAGDSVTVDFNHPLAGQDVTFDVNILTVE
- the ispH gene encoding 4-hydroxy-3-methylbut-2-enyl diphosphate reductase is translated as MSNEMKIMLANPRGFCAGVDRAISIVERALEMYQPPIYVRHEVVHNRFVVEGLKQRGAIFVEELSEVPDDNIVIFSAHGVSQAVRKEAKERELTVFDATCPLVTKVHMEVARASRKHMEVVLIGHAGHPEVEGTMGQYASQTGGMYLVERPEDVQNLVVNDPSNLHYVSQTTLSVDETADVIEELRRVFPEIQGPRKDDICYATQNRQDAVREMANDVDVVIVVGSKNSSNSTRLKELAEKLGTPGYLTDCPEDIQTEWVEGKKKIGVTAGASAPEELVNQILDRIRELGATGVEEIQGREENMFFEVPKELQIKQVD
- the ribF gene encoding bifunctional riboflavin kinase/FAD synthetase encodes the protein MELIRGIHNIKAQHHGCVLTIGNFDGVHLGHQEVLSQVSKQAAALGLPSVVMTFEPQPMELFARDRAPARLTRLRDKYVQLSKLDISRLLCVNFNQYFASLSAEAFIKDLLVDKLGVKFLVVGDDFCFGKGRTGNFAMLKAAGEKYGFEVVSTQSYCLNQLRVSSTEIRNALAVDDLAASATMLGRDYSISGRVSHGRKLGRTIGFPTANIPLKRCVSPVSGVYVVEALDIDGVPVGGVANIGQRPTVNGVRQQLEVHFFDFKANLYGKQLEVRLLHKLRDEIKFESFDALKNQIELDAEAARVWLLQLKN
- the rpsT gene encoding 30S ribosomal protein S20 produces the protein MANSKSAKKRAIQAEKRRQHNASRRSMMRTYMKKTIAAIEAGNKEAATAALVEVTPLLDRMATKGLIHKNKAARHKSRFAAAIKAL